Proteins co-encoded in one Haloarcula sp. DT43 genomic window:
- a CDS encoding non-histone chromosomal MC1 family protein, with amino-acid sequence MAPDSDKRNFALREDGDESSVFSGGTPRQAALKAARRLEPADGEDQADPEEIRLREKGTHKVHIYEAWAWVEEAPDDKPDWMPGDITKGNVSKQGVEHLDEI; translated from the coding sequence ATGGCACCCGACAGTGACAAGCGCAACTTCGCACTGCGCGAAGACGGTGACGAATCGAGCGTCTTCTCCGGCGGCACACCTCGGCAGGCTGCACTGAAGGCAGCACGTCGACTCGAACCGGCCGATGGCGAAGACCAGGCTGACCCCGAGGAGATACGACTCCGGGAGAAAGGGACCCACAAGGTCCACATCTACGAAGCGTGGGCGTGGGTCGAGGAGGCACCGGACGACAAACCCGACTGGATGCCCGGCGACATCACGAAGGGGAACGTCTCGAAGCAGGGCGTCGAACACCTAGACGAAATCTAG
- a CDS encoding quinone-dependent dihydroorotate dehydrogenase, protein MRPYDIAKPLLFSLPAETANRSVHRLLEAVDGTRVADAMADRYTVADDRLAVKAFGHTFDNPVGVAAGFDKNATVPEALASLGFGFAEVGGVTAEPQAGNARPRMFRLREDEAIINRMGLNNDGAVVVGERLKHVDAPFPVGVNIAKTEHVGTDAAPGDYRTTYEHVAEGGDFFVVNVSCPNSEGFEELQNRDAMEAILGELQDAGAAPLLVKLSPDLPEPAVEDALDLVTELGLDGVVATNTTTERPASLRSPNAVETGGLSGKPIENRATEMVRFVAEHVDVPVVGVGGVSTPEGAYRKIRAGASLVQLYTGLVYRGPSIAREINEGLLELLAEDGFDSVEDAVGTDL, encoded by the coding sequence ATGAGACCCTACGATATCGCGAAGCCACTCCTGTTTTCACTGCCAGCGGAAACCGCCAACCGGAGCGTCCACCGACTGCTGGAGGCAGTCGACGGTACGCGGGTCGCCGACGCGATGGCCGACCGCTACACCGTCGCCGACGACCGCCTCGCGGTGAAAGCGTTCGGCCACACCTTCGACAACCCGGTCGGCGTCGCCGCCGGGTTCGACAAGAACGCGACTGTCCCGGAGGCCCTGGCGTCGCTTGGATTCGGGTTCGCGGAGGTCGGCGGCGTCACGGCCGAGCCACAGGCGGGGAACGCGCGGCCGCGAATGTTCCGGCTCAGGGAGGACGAAGCCATCATCAACCGGATGGGGCTGAACAACGACGGTGCCGTCGTCGTCGGCGAGCGGCTGAAGCACGTCGACGCGCCGTTCCCAGTCGGCGTCAACATCGCCAAGACGGAACACGTCGGGACGGACGCGGCCCCCGGCGACTACCGGACCACGTACGAACACGTCGCCGAGGGCGGGGACTTCTTCGTCGTCAACGTCTCTTGCCCCAACTCCGAGGGGTTCGAGGAACTCCAGAACCGCGACGCGATGGAAGCCATCCTCGGCGAACTACAGGACGCGGGCGCGGCTCCCCTGCTCGTGAAGCTCTCGCCGGACCTCCCCGAACCGGCCGTCGAGGACGCGCTCGACCTAGTGACCGAACTCGGTTTGGACGGCGTCGTCGCGACCAACACGACGACGGAGCGGCCCGCGAGCCTGCGCTCGCCCAACGCCGTCGAGACCGGCGGCCTCTCCGGAAAGCCCATCGAGAACCGGGCGACCGAGATGGTGCGGTTCGTCGCCGAGCATGTCGACGTGCCCGTCGTCGGCGTCGGCGGCGTCTCGACGCCGGAAGGCGCGTACCGGAAGATTCGCGCCGGGGCCTCGCTCGTCCAGCTGTACACCGGCCTGGTCTACCGCGGCCCGTCCATCGCCCGCGAAATCAACGAGGGCCTGCTCGAACTACTCGCGGAGGACGGCTTCGACTCGGTCGAAGACGCCGTCGGTACGGACCTGTAG
- a CDS encoding RDD family protein, with protein sequence MADSPHTLYIAAWDDRFLAWLLDVVLVGIVLSALGEAAGAFSLVTGSLSFTSPFAGLNGLGLFVYWTVLEGRQGQSAGKVVMNIAVRDERGKAIGYGTAAIESFGKAFLLPLDVLVGWLAYEEEGLRLFNKLSSTIVVETDEEETGKPSDVEYVYPSEK encoded by the coding sequence ATGGCCGACAGTCCCCACACCCTGTACATCGCCGCCTGGGACGACCGCTTTCTCGCGTGGCTCCTCGACGTCGTGCTCGTCGGCATCGTCCTCTCGGCATTGGGGGAGGCCGCGGGCGCGTTCTCGCTCGTGACCGGCAGCCTCTCGTTTACCTCGCCGTTTGCCGGTCTGAACGGACTCGGCCTGTTCGTCTACTGGACGGTCCTCGAAGGTCGTCAGGGGCAGTCAGCGGGGAAGGTCGTCATGAACATCGCCGTCAGGGACGAGCGTGGCAAGGCCATCGGCTACGGCACGGCGGCCATCGAGAGCTTCGGAAAGGCGTTTCTGCTTCCCCTCGACGTCCTCGTCGGGTGGCTGGCCTACGAGGAGGAAGGGCTGCGGCTGTTCAACAAGCTCTCCTCGACTATCGTCGTCGAGACTGACGAGGAGGAGACCGGGAAACCCAGCGACGTGGAGTACGTATACCCGAGCGAGAAGTGA